One Papaver somniferum cultivar HN1 chromosome 10, ASM357369v1, whole genome shotgun sequence genomic window carries:
- the LOC113318269 gene encoding uncharacterized protein LOC113318269 — protein MSWLTGLVTNQIGCLVCQLWERFITNGLSMYAFPLFSIQAIVCLIVARRSALLLWMSCFTTLDSKFGNRMKVWIKDLVVLATHGDNGEYNKLLAQMSRSKTFPNGLLILVWMRIGIIHILYKCLSGCEGVKFKMLAQSPEMCGAETFLLQLKCALLAGIVVYTSMLLLTPFRSCFSLFILFQMIDNRGTTSYQVVILIKSTHWIYDRGKLFPGQGYFSFTTTYECCVITITYGVTVFLVSKWIVEYGYESVYENIYLLTANGDNRTVCGLPDEVPERRTKRETFMYCFCCDVFDFRTISVKLLSFCT, from the coding sequence ATGAGCTGGTTAACAGGCTTGGTTACCAATCAAATTGGTTGTTTAGTATGTCAACTATGGGAAAGGTTCATTACAAATGGTTTGTCGATGTATGCCTTTCCCTTGTTTTCGATTCAAGCCATAGTGTGTTTGATCGTGGCAAGGAGATCGGCCTTATTGTTATGGATGTCTTGTTTCACTACACTTGATTCTAAGTTTGGGAATCGAATGAAAGTGTGGATTAAGGACCTTGTTGTGTTGGCTACACATGGTGATAATGGTGAGTACAATAAATTACTTGCCCAAATGTCGCGAAGTAAAACTTTTCCCAACGGTTTGTTGATACTTGTGTGGATGCGAATTGGTATAATTCATATTCTTTATAAATGCTTAAGTGGTTGTGAAGGCGTGAAGTTCAAAATGCTTGCTCAAAGTCCTGAGATGTGTGGAGCGGAAACTTTTCTCCTGCAGCTAAAGTGCGCGTTGCTTGCTGGAATTGTTGTTTATACTTCTATGTTGCTGCTAACACCCTTCAGAAGTTGCTTTAGCTTATTTATACTTTTTCAAATGATTGATAACAGGGGTACGACGAGTTACCAAGTAGTAATTCTCATTAAGTCTACTCACTGGATATATGATAGAGGCAAGTTGTTCCCTGGTCAAGGGTATTTTTCTTTTACAACCACTTATGAATGTTGTGTGATTACAATTACTTATGGGGTTACTGTGTTTCTTGTGTCCAAATGGATCGTTGAATACGGTTATGAATCTGTGTATGAGAATATTTATTTGTTGACTGCAAATGGAGACAATCGTACTGTTTGCGGACTGCCTGATGAAGTGCCCGAGAGGAGAACAAAGAGAGAAACATTTATGTATTGTTTTTGTTGTGACGTTTTTGATTTCAGAACAATCTCCGTAAAGCTACTTTCATTCTGCACTTGA